The sequence AGAGCGTTTGAAGATCGCTAATAAGGAGTTGCATAAATTTGTCAGCAAGGGTATTTTAAAGAAAAACACCGCTTCTAGGAAAGTTTCAAGGCTTAACGCTTCAGTGAAAAAAATCGCTCTCGCTTAGTTTGAAGGGTGGTTTAACTCCTTTAGCTCATAATGAAATTTTATTATTGGGCTTCTTTTTAAGTTTTGCGTTTTTTAGGTTGTTGCATCTTTTTTTTTAATTTTATAGGTAGTCTTGCATGTCCATTCTAGCCGAAAAGCTTTCTTCCATTCTCAAACGATACGACGAACTCACAGCCTTACTCTCTAGTGCTGAAGTAATTAATGATATTAAAAAACTCACTGAATTGAGCAAAGAGCAAAGCTCTATTGAAGAAATTTCAGTGGCGAGTAAAGAGTATTTGAGCGTTTTAGAAAATATCAAAGAAAATAAAGAGCTTTTAGAAGACAAAGAATTGAGCGAACTCGCCAAAGAAGAATTGAAAATTTTAGAAATTAAAAAAAGCGAGCTAGAAACTACGATTAAGCAACTCCTTATCCCCAAAGATCCTAATGACGATAAAAATATCTATTTAGAATTAAGAGCTGGTACAGGGGGCGATGAAGCGGGCATTTTTGTAGGGGATTTGTTTAAGGCGTATTGCCGTTATGCAGATTTGAAAAAGTGGAAAGTAGAGATTGTGAGCTCTAGTGAAAATAGCGTAGGGGGCTATAAAGAAATCATCGCTTTGATTAAGGGCAAGGGCGTGTATTCAAGGCTCAAATTTGAAGCAGGCACGCACAGAGTCCAAAGAGTCCCTGAGACAGAATCTCAAGGGCGTATCCACACTTCCGCTATCACGGTAGCGATCATGCCTGAAGTAGATGATGTGGAAATTTCTATCAATCCTAGCGATTTAAAGATTGAAGTGTTTCGTGCTGGTGGGCATGGGGGGCAATGCGTCAATACCACAGACTCTGCGGTTCGCATCACGCATCTCCCCACTAATATCAGCGTGAGCATGCAAGATGAAAAATCGCAGCATAAAAACAAGGACAAAGCCCTAAAAATCTTAAAAGCACGCCTTTATGAAAAACAAATTGAAGAGCAACAACTCGCTAACGCTAAAGACAGAAAAGAGCAAGTCGGCAGTGGGGATAGGAGCGAAAGGATCCGTACCTACAATTACCCGCAAAACCGCTTGAGCGAGCATAGAATCAATTTAACTTTATATAGTTTAGAAGAAATCATGCTTTCAGGGAATTTAGATGAAGTGATCAACCCTTTAATCGCTCATGCTCAAAGCCAGTTTGAATAAAATCCCCACTAAGATAATCAAATAAAGTTAAAAAACCCATTTTTTTAAAATCCCGTTTAGGTTTCTAAAAATAGTCTATAATGCTCATAAGAGATATTTTAAGGTTATAGATGAAGATTATAAAAATATTTTTGATGATAACCATTAGCCTAAACGCTATAAGCGTGAATAAGGCGTTGTTTGATTTAAAAGATGCGCAATTAAAAGGGGATTTAGTCTCTAAAGCGGTGGATATTGGGGGGTATCAAAGCAACACTAAAGAGTGGGGGGCTACCGCTTTAAATTATATTAATGCGGCTAATGGCGATGCGAAAAAATTCAGTGCATTGGTGGAAAAAATGCGTTTTGGCTCTAATTTATTGGGGACTTTAGGAATGCATGCACGTTTAAAACAGGCTTTAAAATTGCAAAAAGATTTGCAATACTACCTTAAGATCATCGCTAGGGATTCTTTTTACAGTTACCGCACCGGTATTTATATCCCTTTAGGCGTTTCTTTAAAAGATCAAAAAACGGCTCAAAAAATGCTCGCTAATTTGAGTGTGGTCACGGCGTATCTCAAAAAGCAACAAGAAAGCCAAAAAGTCCAAAGTCCTTATTACAAGAATGATTACTACAACCCCATGAATTACTATAACCCTTATTATGGCATGTATGGGATGGGTATGTATGGCATGTATGGCGGTTTGTATGGGGGATTTTTTGATGGATTGTATGGCTTTTACCCTAGCATGTTTTTCATGGCACAGGTTCAAGATTACTTGATGTTAGAAGATTACATGTATGCAATAGACAACGAAGAAAGCTTGGAGCATGAGGATGACAACCAGTTGAATGCACCTACTGATGATAAATCCCAACAACCAACCGATCTCATGAGCTTTTATCGTGATCCTAAATTCAGTAAAGATATTCAAACCAACCGCTTAAACCATGCCCTAATCAATTTAGACAATGGCCATACGCTCAAAGACAACGCGCTTTTTAAAACTAATGCCATGCCCGCTAAAAGCGTCAATGCGATCACTTCTCAAGCCAAAGAGCTGGACCATTTAGTGGGGCAAATCAGAGAAATGAAGCAAGATGGGGCGAGCCCTAGCAAGATTGATGCAGTTGTTAATAAAGCTATGGAAGTTAGAGACAAGCTGGATAATAACCTTAATCAACTAGATAGCAGCTTAAAAGACTCTCAAAAAGGGCTTTCAAGCGAGCAACAAGCTCAAGTGGATAAAGCGCTAGACAGTGTGCAACAATTAAGCCATAGCAGCGATGTGGTAGGAAACTATTTAGATGGGAGTTTGAAAATTGATGGCGATGATAGAGACAATGCAGACGATTTGGCGAATAACCCCATTCAAACGCCCATCAATGATGCAGACAATATGCACACAGATGATGACAAAGACAAGGGAAATAACGCGCTCATAAACCCTAACAACCCCACGGATATTAAAACCGATGGCGCCGCTGACACAAAGGGGAGCGACACTGACAATAAAGATGATAACACTAACATTGATGCTAACGATAACAGCAACGCTAACGACACCGACGATAAAAACACCAACGGCATGGATAATACCGACGATACCAATAACACTGATGCGAACGACATGAACGATAATAACGCTGATGATTCGAATAACATGAACGATAATAACGCTGATGATTCGAATAACATGAACGATAGCTCCAATGATACCAACGACGATTCAAGCAACATGAACGATGACATGAATGACGACATGAGTGGCACAAACGACATGGGTAATGGCGATTCTGGTGATATGGGGGACAACGATGATATGGGTGGTAGCGATGATATGGGTGGTAGCGATGATATGGGTGGTAGCGATGATATGGGTGGTAGCGATGATATGGGTGGTAGCGATGATATGGGTGACATGGGCGATATGGGCGATATGGGGAATTGATAACAAAATTTAAAAAACGCTAGAAAAAGCGTTTTTTATAATCTTATAAAAGGGCTTGATTTGAATCCAAGCGATAACCGCTTTTAAAAGAGGTTTTTGGAGTTAGGGGGATTTTAAAAAGGGGCTGTAGGGGGAGAAGTTTTAAAACGCCCTTTATTCTCTTATGATTTTTATCATAAAATTTAAAATGATATTCTCTTGTGATTTTGATAATAAAATAAATCTAAAACGATAAAATAAAGCTTAACCCACCATTTTTGGAATTAAAACTTCTTTTTACCCACATCTTCTAAAATATCTTGGGAGATCCCATCAATTTTATCGCTGACTTGTAAAGAATGGTTAGCGATAGTCAAATTATCTTGCACATCTTGTTGCAAGGCGTTAATGGAGCGGTGGATATTTTCCACGCCCTTATTTTGCATTTTAATGGATTCAGCGTTATCGGCGATGCTTTGAACAAGAATATTAATATTCGCTTCAATTTCACTGAGCGATTTTTGCGTCCTTTCAGCGAGCTTTCGCACTTCATCAGCCACCACCGCAAAGCCTCTCCCATGCTCGCCGGCTCTTGCGGCTTCAATAGCAGCATTTAGGGCTAATAAATTCGTTTGATCGGCGATGTCTCTAATCATATCCACCACGCTTTTAATGTCTTCGCCTTGAGAGATCATCTCTTGGCTTTTAGAATCAATCGTTGTAATGATATTAGTGATTTCTTCTAAGGATTTAGTGGTGTTTTGCAAGCTTCTTTCTTGCTTGTGGGCGGTTTTGGTCAAATTATCCACGCAAGTTTTTAAGTCTTTGGATTCATTATTGAGCGTGTTAGCAAACCCTAAAGAAGCTTTAAGCATGCTAGAAATTTCTTGCCCTAAAGTGTTGAGCGCTTTTTCCATGTTGGCTTTAGGGTCTTGGATATGGTGGGTAAAATCCAAATTTTTATAATGCTCTAGGGCGTTATTTAAAGCTTCTATGTTAGCGCCAATTTGGTTGCGAAAATACTGAATAATGCTATTAATCGTGTTTCTTAAGGCTTGCAAGTCTTTGTTTTTAGGCACGCATGCGATTTCTTGGGTGAAATCCCCACTTTCCACAAAATTAGCCACTTCAAGGCTGTTTTGAATCGCTTCATTATCGGCTTGAATGCTTTCTTGAGTTTTAAGGATATTTTCATTGATAGAAGCTTGCATATGACCGATTTCATCATAGGCGTTTGGGGGTGTTAAGCTTATGGCATGATTATTTTTAGGGTTATTGAGCAGGTTGAAAAAATCATTTAGGGTGTTATTGACCACATTGATGCGTTTGGTGACAAGATTGGAAATAATGACAAAGACTAAAAAAGCTAATACCAACACGCCTAAAATCAAAGTGGTGATAATAATGTATCTGGTGTTTGTCGCTTCTTCAAACACTAAAGACTTATTGATGTATTTCCCAATAGCCCAACGCCAATGATGGCTGTTATCCCCTTTTTCTTCAAAAAAATCAAAGGGCTGTATGGCTAAAAAGGTTTCTGTATTCCCGCTCAATGAATGGTAACTCAAAGTGCCTGCTTCGTTTTTGTCATAATATTCTACGGCTTTAGCCACTCGTTTATCCGGATTGATAGCGCTCAAAATTTTACTTTGGATCTCATGATTGGGGTTGATTAAAAGCCTACCGTCTTTCCCCATTAAAAAGGTGTTACTTTTACTTGTGCCTACTATATCTGTATAAAAGGCATCAATGTTTAAAAAGAGGTTTAACGCGCCCATAGAATTTTGATTTTTATCCATTAAAGGAAGAGTAATATCCATGCCATAGATTTTATCGCCGTTGATCTCTTTATAATAGGGGTCTGAGTGGGTCGCCTCTTTGAGCGATTTGGCTTGATTGGTCATGTTTGGATTGAGTGCGATGCTAGGATAAAGGATTTTTGAACGGGTATTCATCGCAGTGATGACCCGCTCATTGTCCTTCGTATAAATAGCGCTAATCAATAGCACATGAGGGTTTGCGAGTAAAAATTCAGAGAGCAAGCGCCTTTTTAGAGCGTCATTGACAGAGCCGTTTTCATCGCTTAGAAATTTTTCAAGGGTATTAACGCCAATAAAAATGCGCTTCATAATGCCTTGAATTTTAAAACCAGTCAGTCGGGCTTCTTTTTGCAACAATTCCGTGGCTTGGTGTTGCAACACGCTTTCAACCTTGTAGTTGATAATAACGCCCATAATAGCACTAATAGCAACAACAACCGCACACACCATTATGACAATTTTAAAACCAATTTTTGTAGATTTCATCGCCCTTGCCTTTTACAACTGATTCAATAACGAATGATCATTATACATTATTTTGAAACTTTAATAAAATGAGAAAAGAGAAAAGAATAAAATAAATAAAATAAGAGAGAGCCAAAGCCCCCCCAAAAAGGGGAGTAAAAGAAATTATCTTTTAGAGAATTGCGGGCTTCTTCTGGCCTTTCTTTTACCATATTTTTTGCGCTCGACCACCCTTGAATCCCTAGTGAGCAAGCCTTTAGGTTTTAAAATGGCTCTAAAAACAATATCATAAGCGTTCAAGGCTTTAGAAATGCCATGCCTTAAGGCTTCCGCTTGTGCAGAATACCCTCCACCAAAAACCACCGCTTTAATATCCACGGATTGCTCTTGTTTGGTTAAAAGTAAGGGTTGCATGACTTTCATTTTAATGGCTTCATGCCCACCTAACCATTGGTTTAGGCTTTGCTCATTGATACTCAATTCGCCTTTACCCGGAGTGAGCCACACTTTAGCGATAGCCGTTTTTCTTTTACCGGTAGCATAGATTTTTCTCATTTAGCGTCCTTTTTGCTAGTTTGTGCGGTGTGAGGGTGCTTATCATCACAATAAACTTTGAGTTTTTTAATCATCGCTTTCCCTAATTTCGTTTTAGGGAGCATGCCCCTAACGGCTAAATGGTAGAGCTTTTCAGGGGTTTTTTCTAGCATTTCTTGGAGAGTTTTACTCTTGGTGCTGCCAAAATAGCCTGAATGGGTGAAATACTCTTTATCTTCTAATTTCATGCCTGAAAATTTAACCTTATTGGCATTGATAACGACTACAAAATCCCCACAATCCACATTTGGGGTGTAAAAAGGGCGGTGTTTCCCTCTTAAAAGCACGGCGATTTCAGTGATCAAGCGGCCAAAAACTTTGTCCTTAGCGTCCAAAACGACCCAATCACGAACGATGTCACTGACTTTAGCAGTCTTTGTCATAAGAATCCTTTGATAAAATTAAAGCGACTATTATAAGAAAATAAACTTAAATATTGCTGAATTTAAGGAAAGTTTAAAGTTGAGTATAATAAAGAGTTTGCATAACAAGTGATAGTTTCTTAAGCGGTCTTCTTGGGTTAGGGGGTTTTTAGTTGGGGGTTGTAGGGAGAATTATTTCAAAATACCCCTTAAGGGAATGAGTTTTTACTATAAAAATTAAATTTAAAAAACCCTATTTTAAAACAAAACTTTCGTTACTGCTTAATAAACCAAAGCCCCTATTGTTGCCCTTGATTGAGTCTTTCTTCTATTTTTTTGATTTTTTGGCTCATTTGAGCGCTCGCATTGATTTGATTGATAAGCATGTAAAGGTTTATCATCATCAAAAGCACCACCACAAGCCCTAAAAAAAAGACAATTTTAACGGCTTTTCTAGCGATTTCTTGGGCTTCTTGTCCTTCTTGCATTTTAACTTTCCAACTCTTCTGGAGATAAATCTTTATAAAATCGTTCTAATTCAAAGCTTTCGCCCAAATACGCAACGATTTCTTGGGAATCCACAAGGGCGTTTTGTAAGCAACTTGTCGCGCCTGGAGAAGGGGTCATGTTAAAAGTAATGCCTTTATGGGTGCAAATCTTTTTTTCGCCTAATTCTAGTTTTCGCTTGGTTTTGTCTAAAACTTGTGGGCGCACTTCGCCAAAACCATGGGCGTATTCCAAATCTTCTAGGCTAAGAGAGGGGATGATTTTTTGAGCGTCTTTTAAAAACTCCCTTTTACCAATAACAGGCAATTCAAAAACCATGTTTTTAAGCACATAATTACGGATTTCTTTATCGCTCATCAAATCAAATGCAATCTTAAACACATCTTTATTCAAATCCATTTTCAATAATTCCAGACTAATGCCCTTAAGCCAACATTTGTTGCGCTCTAATTTAGGCATCGCTAAAGCGGTGGGTCCGATTCGCGTTTTGCCTTTAATGATTGCATCAGGGTCGCCATGCACGGCCGCAAAAGGGAGTTTGGGGTTTTGAACGGTATAAACCTTACCCTTCAATAAATCCGGCACAAAATAAAAACTGCCCGCCACAGGCAAGCACCCTAAATCCAAGCCATAGCCCATGCTTTGAGCCAAAGGCAAAGCGTAAGATCCAGCGTTGACTAACACGAATTTAGCATACACTTCTTCAGCGTCTTCTGAAATGAGTGCATAAGTGTCGTTGCGTTTTTCAATCTTTTTCACTTTGAAGTTTAAAAACACCTGGTTGTTGGGCTTTAATTTTAAGGCTTCTTCTACAAAGTTTTCGCTCAACTTCGCGTAATTCATCGTGCTCCAATCCTTCCTAAAGCCATGCCCAATGATGCTTTCATGCCTGTCTATGCCATTAGCCCCCAAAATCACATTGGGTTCTAATTCCTTAATCGTTTGTTTGTCAAATTCCTCTAACCCCACAAAAATTTCTTTAAAGGACTCGTAGCGTTTTTTCATAAACTCGCATTCTTCATCGCCCACGCCAATAGCCATTTTTTGGGTTTCAAAAATCGCCTTGTTTTGCAAGCCTTTATTCAAAGCGTATTGCCTGGTTTTATAAGCGCTCAAACGCACTTTTTTGGCTTTTTCAGGAGTGTAGTTCGTTTCAATAGAACCATCATGGATGGTTTGCGAATTAGCTTTAGCGCTGGAGCTAATTTGAGCTAATTTAGAGCATTTTTCCACAATAGCCACGCGCTTTAAGGAGCTGTATTCACTCAAAGTATAAAAGGTCGCACACCCTGAAACCCCACCCCCGATAATAACGGCATCAAATTCCATACTCATTGTCTTTCTCCAAAATTTTAAATTGATAAATTGCAATCATAATATAAGAAAATCAATTCGCGTTTAAAGGGCTTGAAGTTTTGAGCATGAGATCTTTTAAATCGCTCATTCCAAGCACTCTGTCAATCAATAATTTCTTTTTAGAAAACGCCCCATTATGCTCTCTAGCTAGCCATAACGAAGTGATCACCACGCCCCCTATGTTATGGATCAAGGTTTTAAAATGCTTTTGGGTTTGCAATGACCAAATGCTGTGAGCGACGATGGCTTGATGGTCTCGTTCGCCCAAATAAAGCATGATATGCCCTTTTAAATATAAAAGCGTGCCAAAAGGCGTGGCGTTTTTAAGGATATAATCTTCTTTTTCTTTGGCTTTCATGGAGCTTAAATCCACATAATTGTTTGCATAACGGCTTTGTGCATAGGAATTTCTAGGGAGCAAAATGCCAAAATTAGCAAAACTATCTCTAGTGAAAGCCGAGCAATCCCTATTACCCAATGTCCCTCCCCAGCCGTATTTTTGCCCTAGCATGGTGTTTATAAAATACGCCATGTTTTCGCCATTAAACGCTTTGGGGAAAACAAAAAAATCTTTTTCATTTAAGATCACGCTTTGTAAGGTTGCATAGCCTTGAGAGTCTTTTAAAAAGCCATAGACTTTTAAGGACTCTTTTTCTTGTTTCTTTTGTTTTTTTTGCTCCCCTTGTTTTTCTCGCTTGGGCAGATTTTGATCTTTAGGGATGATGGGAAACAATTCGCCCACTCTCGCTTGCGTGTAAAAATTCCCATACTCCGTATAAAGGGGGATTTTATCTCTTATAGGCATGACATAATTTTTAAGTTGGGTTAAAAATTTTATATCTTTATCACGCATATAAGCCAAATCGCTAACTTTAATCCAACCATAAACAAAACTGCTTTGAATGTGAGCATAAGTTTTA comes from Helicobacter acinonychis and encodes:
- the prfA gene encoding peptide chain release factor 1 — encoded protein: MSILAEKLSSILKRYDELTALLSSAEVINDIKKLTELSKEQSSIEEISVASKEYLSVLENIKENKELLEDKELSELAKEELKILEIKKSELETTIKQLLIPKDPNDDKNIYLELRAGTGGDEAGIFVGDLFKAYCRYADLKKWKVEIVSSSENSVGGYKEIIALIKGKGVYSRLKFEAGTHRVQRVPETESQGRIHTSAITVAIMPEVDDVEISINPSDLKIEVFRAGGHGGQCVNTTDSAVRITHLPTNISVSMQDEKSQHKNKDKALKILKARLYEKQIEEQQLANAKDRKEQVGSGDRSERIRTYNYPQNRLSEHRINLTLYSLEEIMLSGNLDEVINPLIAHAQSQFE
- a CDS encoding dentin sialophosphopreproprotein, with translation MKIIKIFLMITISLNAISVNKALFDLKDAQLKGDLVSKAVDIGGYQSNTKEWGATALNYINAANGDAKKFSALVEKMRFGSNLLGTLGMHARLKQALKLQKDLQYYLKIIARDSFYSYRTGIYIPLGVSLKDQKTAQKMLANLSVVTAYLKKQQESQKVQSPYYKNDYYNPMNYYNPYYGMYGMGMYGMYGGLYGGFFDGLYGFYPSMFFMAQVQDYLMLEDYMYAIDNEESLEHEDDNQLNAPTDDKSQQPTDLMSFYRDPKFSKDIQTNRLNHALINLDNGHTLKDNALFKTNAMPAKSVNAITSQAKELDHLVGQIREMKQDGASPSKIDAVVNKAMEVRDKLDNNLNQLDSSLKDSQKGLSSEQQAQVDKALDSVQQLSHSSDVVGNYLDGSLKIDGDDRDNADDLANNPIQTPINDADNMHTDDDKDKGNNALINPNNPTDIKTDGAADTKGSDTDNKDDNTNIDANDNSNANDTDDKNTNGMDNTDDTNNTDANDMNDNNADDSNNMNDNNADDSNNMNDSSNDTNDDSSNMNDDMNDDMSGTNDMGNGDSGDMGDNDDMGGSDDMGGSDDMGGSDDMGGSDDMGGSDDMGDMGDMGDMGN
- a CDS encoding methyl-accepting chemotaxis protein produces the protein MKSTKIGFKIVIMVCAVVVAISAIMGVIINYKVESVLQHQATELLQKEARLTGFKIQGIMKRIFIGVNTLEKFLSDENGSVNDALKRRLLSEFLLANPHVLLISAIYTKDNERVITAMNTRSKILYPSIALNPNMTNQAKSLKEATHSDPYYKEINGDKIYGMDITLPLMDKNQNSMGALNLFLNIDAFYTDIVGTSKSNTFLMGKDGRLLINPNHEIQSKILSAINPDKRVAKAVEYYDKNEAGTLSYHSLSGNTETFLAIQPFDFFEEKGDNSHHWRWAIGKYINKSLVFEEATNTRYIIITTLILGVLVLAFLVFVIISNLVTKRINVVNNTLNDFFNLLNNPKNNHAISLTPPNAYDEIGHMQASINENILKTQESIQADNEAIQNSLEVANFVESGDFTQEIACVPKNKDLQALRNTINSIIQYFRNQIGANIEALNNALEHYKNLDFTHHIQDPKANMEKALNTLGQEISSMLKASLGFANTLNNESKDLKTCVDNLTKTAHKQERSLQNTTKSLEEITNIITTIDSKSQEMISQGEDIKSVVDMIRDIADQTNLLALNAAIEAARAGEHGRGFAVVADEVRKLAERTQKSLSEIEANINILVQSIADNAESIKMQNKGVENIHRSINALQQDVQDNLTIANHSLQVSDKIDGISQDILEDVGKKKF
- the rpsI gene encoding 30S ribosomal protein S9 encodes the protein MRKIYATGKRKTAIAKVWLTPGKGELSINEQSLNQWLGGHEAIKMKVMQPLLLTKQEQSVDIKAVVFGGGYSAQAEALRHGISKALNAYDIVFRAILKPKGLLTRDSRVVERKKYGKRKARRSPQFSKR
- the rplM gene encoding 50S ribosomal protein L13, which produces MTKTAKVSDIVRDWVVLDAKDKVFGRLITEIAVLLRGKHRPFYTPNVDCGDFVVVINANKVKFSGMKLEDKEYFTHSGYFGSTKSKTLQEMLEKTPEKLYHLAVRGMLPKTKLGKAMIKKLKVYCDDKHPHTAQTSKKDAK
- a CDS encoding DUF5408 family protein; protein product: MQEGQEAQEIARKAVKIVFFLGLVVVLLMMINLYMLINQINASAQMSQKIKKIEERLNQGQQ
- a CDS encoding FAD-dependent oxidoreductase, producing the protein MSMEFDAVIIGGGVSGCATFYTLSEYSSLKRVAIVEKCSKLAQISSSAKANSQTIHDGSIETNYTPEKAKKVRLSAYKTRQYALNKGLQNKAIFETQKMAIGVGDEECEFMKKRYESFKEIFVGLEEFDKQTIKELEPNVILGANGIDRHESIIGHGFRKDWSTMNYAKLSENFVEEALKLKPNNQVFLNFKVKKIEKRNDTYALISEDAEEVYAKFVLVNAGSYALPLAQSMGYGLDLGCLPVAGSFYFVPDLLKGKVYTVQNPKLPFAAVHGDPDAIIKGKTRIGPTALAMPKLERNKCWLKGISLELLKMDLNKDVFKIAFDLMSDKEIRNYVLKNMVFELPVIGKREFLKDAQKIIPSLSLEDLEYAHGFGEVRPQVLDKTKRKLELGEKKICTHKGITFNMTPSPGATSCLQNALVDSQEIVAYLGESFELERFYKDLSPEELES
- a CDS encoding C40 family peptidase, whose amino-acid sequence is MRYFVLAFLFLFTSCVNKNFTLKDLSLSQNASNYLANSQNGSNNGNSGNNIDPQALRESLKESYLKAWYSPWQDMEVKRNKKEVFWILKEMNRSTGYGEDLKPNAKAFNDALIKSMDIVHYPSAKIKAVVVRDSDVRAVPTNKPYYRSQKGYPFDRYQNSLIFQGTPVLITHFNTDKTYAHIQSSFVYGWIKVSDLAYMRDKDIKFLTQLKNYVMPIRDKIPLYTEYGNFYTQARVGELFPIIPKDQNLPKREKQGEQKKQKKQEKESLKVYGFLKDSQGYATLQSVILNEKDFFVFPKAFNGENMAYFINTMLGQKYGWGGTLGNRDCSAFTRDSFANFGILLPRNSYAQSRYANNYVDLSSMKAKEKEDYILKNATPFGTLLYLKGHIMLYLGERDHQAIVAHSIWSLQTQKHFKTLIHNIGGVVITSLWLAREHNGAFSKKKLLIDRVLGMSDLKDLMLKTSSPLNAN